In Lathyrus oleraceus cultivar Zhongwan6 chromosome 2, CAAS_Psat_ZW6_1.0, whole genome shotgun sequence, the DNA window TAGCCAACTTTTGGAATTGTTTTTGAAGGCCGTCAGTGGCCTTGTCCATCCAAATGAAAATATCAACGGTTTCTTAAGTGATCATCACTAACTTTGAATTTCCAGCATCCTCGACATCTGAGGGTTCAATATTTTCTTTCTTGATTTCCTCTGTACCCCTTAGGGCCAAATCGTCAAGAGATTCCTGCTCGGAGTACTCATGTACTTTAACCATGACAGGCCTATGGATGAAGTCTTCAGTAACTTCGGTCATACAGAAATCATTAGCAACTTCAATGAAATTCACCTCCTCTGGCTCAGTATAATGAGCTTCGGCAATTTGTAGAGGATCGGAGTCGATTATCATCTGGCTCCATGGCTTATCACCGAACTTGAGTCTTCCCTCTTGGATTGCATGCTGCaccagatccctgaaaagaaaatATTGAGACATTTTATGACCCAAAAACTATGGTATTTACAAAATCCTCatttctttctttgttctaaaggGGTACTTTAGCACCCGGAGGTACTAtcatttgaccatctttaaccagTAAGTAAAAAATTTCGTCACATTTTGTAACGTCGAAGGTATATGTTTTCTTAGGAAACCTGTCATTCTTTTCAGGTTCGACAGGGTTTTTCCCGTTCGAAGGGGCTAAAACTTTGCACACATATGATGGCCCCTGTGTCAATTCAGCAAGATCGAACTCAGTATAGTCGAAGTCTTGAACTTCATGACCCGAGTCTTCGTGATCTTTCCTAAAATCGACATAGGCTACCCTTTTACCTTTCTTCGTCCTAGCCTTTTTTTCTTTTAAACATTCTACCTGTCGAACTTTGTTAGCCAACTGGGCCATATCCCTTAGGTATTGAGTATCTAATTTCTTTCTAATCGAATAATCAAGGCCCCCAGtggccatttcgaccaactcatgcTCTGGTACTTGCGTGAAACACCTGACTTTGAGTAGTCGAAATCTATTCAGGTAGTCGTCAGTTGGCTCAATGAATTTTTGTTTGACACTAGCCAActctttcaaacttattttcGTTTTCCCCATGTAGAACTGTTCATGGACCATTCTTTCTAGCTGGTTCCATGAATGGATCGAATTCTGGGGCAAAGTTGTGAACCATGTGAAAGCATTCTTTGTAAGAGAACTTGGAAAAAATTTCATCTGAAGACTCTCGTTATTTGACATATCTCCAGCTTCGAATATATATCTCGCCATGTGTTCGACAATAGACTCAGTAGTATCCCCAATAAACTTggtgaatttggggattttggTCCTCAGGGGCGCATCTGTCTGTAAGACATATTCTGCTAAAGGCGACGTATAATTTGGTCTTCTAAGGCCAAAATTTACCCCATTTCGAACCATAATTCTCTCGACTATAGCTGTTAGGTTATTATCTGCTGCCACATCATCATGTCGAACTTGCCGTATGATATCATCGACATTTTGATTCCTATTTACCATTAAGACCCTTGGCTCCCTAGGTACATATGGTTAGATCCTAGGAGGTACTACTATTCCCCATTGCTTTTGTGGGATCTGGTTAATGGTGAGGTCCTCCTTAAACGTGGGCTCTTGATTCTCTCTTACCCAATCTCTAGAAGGGGACGTTGGTGCTGAGGTATACCAAGAAACTCAGACATTCAAGCCATTTGTGTTGCCATCTGTTGATTCAACTGAGTTGTATTCTGAATTAGAGGATTTAGCACAGTGGCCAAAGTTTTGAGTTAACATTTGGACCATTTCATGATTACTTTCGTCCATCTGTTTCCTCCATGCTGTCGCATAATTATTGGTAAGAGTGGGTAATTGTACTAGGTGTCTTAGACCTAATGCTTGATTGTTTCGACCCGCGTTTATCCCGGACCCTTGTACTGGTGAATTTATGTTAGCCTCCGGTTCCGAAAAAGTAGAACCCATGTTCTGTAGATTAGCCATcactgaagttggcattccatacGGCTGTTCTCGACCACTAAATGGTATTGAAAAACCAGGGGGTACCAACGGCCTATTTGGGATGTCCCTAATTGGTGAAGGAGTGTGAGGAGGTCCCCTAGGTCCAACGTAAGTCAAAATTGGTTCAGAATGGGAGATCGAATGCGTAGGCATCGAACTCACCATAGACGAAACTATTTTGGACGCATACGTTGTGCCCGTGTTTGTCCCCATCGAAGAAGAAATAGGCACTATGTTGCTAGTTGACGGATTTTGAGAATTATGAGTTTCTGACGGATTCGTATTCGCCATCCCTGTTTGTGATTCTCTTCCTGTTCGTCGTTCATCGTTTATGGCTATTTTACCACTTCTTAAAAGCATACAACGACTCTTTTCTCAAACAGAACTTAGCAATAAAAAATGATTAAATATCATCATCCGTTAATCGACGATGATAGACGTATTCAGTTCACTAACATGCAACTTTAAAACAAATATGACGTGGGAATCATGTCCTGAATATTTTATTTATATCATAACAAGGGACTAATCAAGCTTGACTCATCTCATGACATGTGATGAAATCGTGGTATGCATGGTTGAGTCTAATGAGGAAGTGATTAGTTTGTATGATCTATGATCTTATTTATGCTTAATAGAGATTTTTAATTAATGTATTTTTTGTTTTGTTCATGAATATGATTTGATTTGATATATTTTTTATGttcattattttttttattagtTTCAACGAGTTTGAATTCTAGAATCCAAGAATTTCAAAAATACACTTTAGATTCTAGAATATGaatttcatttttttatatataaaataagGGCTTCTAAGAGATTGAAGGGATGAAAAAAGATGGAATAACTTACCCTACACCCAAAACGTTATCCCTTCACCCCCTGCATTTTACTCGATTTGACCTATTTGCCTTTGAATATATACTTAAACTCTctaaattttcatttttttcctCATTTTTTTACATGTTTTTGCATATTCAAGTTCATAAAATATACCATATCAATATAGACCATACAATAGATATTAACTGATGAGCATCTTTTGAATTTTAGAATCCAAAACAACCAAAACTCATCTCAAAATGTGTTCAGATTCTACAGTCtaaactgttggtgtaagccatagaggccaatacttttggtacttgtatcgaattatttattaataataaaaggcttttttctttgttgtgtttgtttaataaagtccctagaatagatagtccgtttaatgtatcaagtgtgacttgatcatgagatcccattaaacataaggatattattcttaaagtattcgtagtcgagttttgttgtgaagtgggataacattaaagcattaagactattatgtatatagactgatgatcacatctcatggatcatggataaggagttatcaagtcttaaacataggtatgaatattaagagtaatatttatactggattgacccgctatgagaatactatgTAGAATcttatgcaaagtgtcataagttattctcatggtgataatggtgaATACCACCCTTtaacctgaaaccactatggaccctaaatgtagagtcgagtgccttattgttgatcaaacgttgtccgtaactggatgaccataaagatagttaATGAGTgctccacgaagcatgttgagggacatgagtgacctagatggaatttgtccatcctgcgtaacaggataaatgtctatggacccaatattgaactgaacaaggatgacatagtctatgccttgtgttcaatatagacataagggcaaaagggtaattgtacacacaagtattatcacaaaacaatttgtcagatcacatgacattgtcgtgtcttgggtagcagtgatgtgtcgctagataccgctcactgtttattatgttaaatacatgatttaatataatttccaatgccgcgaaaacctacagggtcacacacaaaaggacaaattgatgagagatatagtaaataaggaacatcataaggtacagtgcacttaagtgaattgtagaacatcgtaaggtacaatgcacttaagtagaatatgaaatatggtaacgtaccacgcgcttaagtgattttggtatatcattcaacgccttcattcgtagcatctagcactgagattgaaggaatccgttcgtgtggactgagtagaggcgttgtcaccattcaacgttcgtgatcactccttagatatgcatcaaaggtttcaatcgccacaagaggtaacaattctatcactgatcatgcccattcctaaggatcactaaaggagaaaaaatttaaattccgctgcattttggatcgctattctccttcataAACTTGATAAGAACCTCAACATACGTTAATATTATGCAATACGAATATGTTAAGCACCCCTCAACATGTGTTTGAACTGTATAATCGAAAAACATGTTTTACAACAATATATTATATGTTTTTGTTAACGATTGAAACTTTAAATTACATAGATATAAACAATAATATAATATGTCATTCACTACTATGAAATATACCTTTTGTAACATATTATTACCTCAGATATTCAATCAACCCAAGTAATATGTGATATTTAGGCGCCTgcatattattttattttattaaaatactTTCTACTAAGGTCCTTAATAACAACCGTGGTGAAAAGTAGGAAGACGTCACTTTTAACCACGGTTGGAATTCTAACCATGGTGAAAAGTGGCGTCTGGTCATGGATTCAAATCTCAGCATCAACATATTTAGTTTTTTACTTATTTTTAAGCCACTTTTCACCACAGTTGGAATTCCAACTGTGGTGAAAAGTGGCGTCTGGTCATGGGAAACCGTGGTGAAAAATGGTGCCTTCTCTTTTTTTTAGAGATATATAACGCTCTTAGTTCATTCACTTTTCCCCTAAATGCACTTAGACAAACTTCATCTTCTGCCTTCAAACTTCTTCCATTTAAGAACATTATTCCTCCACTAATCCAAACTTTAAAACATCATTTCTTTTCCATAAACGAAACTCAAAAACACTTCTTCCATTAACGAGTTTCAGAACTCCATAATCTCTTCTCCAAATTGAATAAGGAATGAAAAGCATGGATTCAACTTAGCAACGTTAGTTGTTATTGTTGTCTCAGGTAAAATGTTCTTGTTTAACGATTCTATTTTTTTTTGCTCTTGTTGTTtttcttgttgttgttcttgttgtttttcttgttgttgttatcattattattattattgttgttgttgttgttgttatttttcttgttgttgttgttgttcttcttcttcttcttattattattattattattattattattattattattattattattattattattattattattattattgttgttgttgttgttgttgttgttgttgttgtttttgttcttgttgttgttcttactattgttcttgttgttgttattgttattgttattaattttgttcttgttgttgttgttattgttcttgttcttgttcttgttggACTTGTTATTGATATTGTTGCTCTTGTTGTTGTGtcaaaaatatttaatattatatattGTGATGAAAGTTATCAATGTAGTCAGACAAAACATGTGgcaaaaataaaaaaatgatgagAGACCTTTCACCACGGGTATTTAAAACAAGTGTGGTTATAGATGACATGTTTTTTCAGTTTTCTACCACAGGCACTATATTGTGGTTGTAAGTAACACACATACAATCACACCCTACCTAACAACGGTTGTTCGACTGTTATTATAGGTATTTCGCAACTGTGATTATAGGTGTTTTTCATAGTAGTGATTAGAAAAAGACATGCAAAATAATATAGAAAATAATACATAATAATACACCCCAAGCATAATACATAATCCATAATAGCACGTACAAAGTACATCCTAAATAATAATCAAACAATACTAAAGAGATCACATTCTATTATGTCCCACATGAACTATTTCCCATCCTCCTCAACCTATTAATATGCAAGAAAATCTTGTCTTCCTTCAAAATTACATGAACAATGA includes these proteins:
- the LOC127122054 gene encoding uncharacterized protein LOC127122054, which encodes MVNRNQNVDDIIRQVRHDDVAADNNLTAIVERIMVRNGVNFGLRRPNYTSPLAEYVLQTDAPLRTKIPKFTKFIGDTTESIVEHMARYIFEAGDMSNNESLQMKFFPSSLTKNAFTWFTTLPQNSIHSWNQLERMVHEQFYMGKTKISLKELASVKQKFIEPTDDYLNRFRLLKVRCFTQVPEHELVEMATGGLDYSIRKKLDTQYLRDMAQLANKVRQVECLKEKKARTKKGKRVAYVDFRKDHEDSGHEVQDFDYTEFDLAELTQGPSYVCKVLAPSNGKNPVEPEKNDRDLVQHAIQEGRLKFGDKPWSQMIIDSDPLQIAEAHYTEPEEVNFIEVANDFCMTEVTEDFIHRPVMVKVHEYSEQESLDDLALRGTEEIKKENIEPSDVEDAGNSKLVMIT